In the Setaria italica strain Yugu1 chromosome VI, Setaria_italica_v2.0, whole genome shotgun sequence genome, one interval contains:
- the LOC101763561 gene encoding protein NTM1-like 9: MTVMELKALPLGFRFHPTDEELVRHYLKGKITGQINSEVEVIPEIDVCKCEPWDLPDKSLIRSDDPEWFFFAPKDRKYPNGSRSNRATEAGYWKATGKDRIIKSKGDKRKQHVIGMKKTLVFHRGRAPKGERTGWIMHEYRTTEPEFDSGEQGGYVLYRLFRKQEEKPERASPEEVDRSGYSPTPSRSSPDNIEANEEANTPLNRESPESGLHESPIELPNPVETHAMPITRWLAGRNDNLVPTAADVSHMPFNGHADVPEVNPSAGASAQLINPQNGNDNLTNFAPDIAPNLQHGNAFVPDLQEIAFGFDGNMNPPDALDVFLNQALVDPDEHSSTTSRVQYDSDIPTEFENNGVAQGEDDQSWWANLDFLSDEPNPLNSAYENTPLLPYDANDQDVLSVDSGADSLHELFNNMEDSNARRAGMNIEYGLQGTGISLMPRQLQSSAQPNYVLTNQGTASRRLRLHLPADFESAESITRDESEDEVSCVVTADRDVVSDGDEAESTGIVIRSRPAPSSSSESSFTQQGTTVRRLRLQSDLKTGPCPSTDDTSSCIINETESHHQPEKSEIAEDASKNFAGSVDDLSVNCDDNEQKTMPQHVAEMAVPEAKPVPRLRKASEKSDKDTIKQESGLESLVRAPVQKGGFQSYTAWLVLSVVLLLLLSVGVYGWM, encoded by the exons ATGACGGTGATGGAGCTCAAGGCGCTGCCGCTCGGCTTCCGCTTCCACCCCACCGACGAGGAGCTCGTCCGCCACTACCTCAAGGGAAAGATCACCGGCCAGATCAACTCCGAGGTCGAGGTCATCCCCGAGATCGACGTCTGCAAGTGCGAGCCATGGGACCTCCCAG ATAAATCGCTGATCCGGTCAGATGATCCTGAATGGTTCTTCTTCGCGCCCAAGGACCGCAAGTACCCGAACGGGAGCAGGTCGAACAGGGCCACGGAGGCTGGCTACTGGAAGGCCACTGGCAAGGACAGGATCATCAAGTCCAAGGGTGACAAGCGCAAGCAGCATGTCATCGGCATGAAGAAGACCCTTGTGTTCCACCGTGGACGCGCACCCAAGGGCGAGCGGACAGGGTGGATCATGCATGAGTACCGCACCACTGAGCCGGAGTTCGACTCCGGTGAGCAG GGTGGTTATGTTCTTTATCGCCTCTTCCGGAAGCAAGAGGAGAAACCTGAGCGCGCTAGCCCAGAGGAAGTGGATAGGAGTGGCTACTCGCCTACTCCTTCTCGCTCGTCACCTGACAACATAGAGGCAAATGAGGAAGCAAACACGCCGTTAAATAGGGAATCTCCAGAATCTGGTCTGCATGAAAGTCCAATTGAGCTGCCCAATCCTGTTGAAACTCATGCTATGCCAATAACAAGGTGGCTGGCGGGCAGAAATGATAACTTAGTGCCTACTGCAGCGGATGTTTCCCATATGCCTTTCAATGGACATGCTGATGTACCTGAG GTCAATCCTTCTGCTGGTGCTTCAGCTCAGCTCATTAATCCACAGAATGGGAATGATAATCTCACCAATTTTGCGCCTGATATTGCCCCCAATCTACAGCATGGAAATGCATTCGTCCCTGATCTCCAGGAAATAGCTTTTGGTTTTGATGGCAACATGAATCCTCCTGATGCCCTGGATGTTTTCTTGAACCAAGCACTTGTTGATCCTGATGAACATTCATCAACAACATCAAGAGTTCAGTATGATTCAGACATTCCTACAGAATTTGAGAACAATGGGGTTGCACAG GGTGAAGATGATCAAAGCTGGTGGGCAAATCTAGATTTCTTGTCAGATGAGCCGAACCCTCTGAATTCAGCATATGAGAATACACCGTTGCTGCCTTATGACGCCAATGACCAGGATGTACTTTCAGTGGACTCTGGCGCTGATTCCTTGCATGAACTTTTCAATAACATGGAAGATTCAAATGCAAGGAGGGCTGGAATGAACATTGAATATGGCCTTCAGGGAACTGGGATTTCTCTTATGCCCCGGCAGTTACAGTCCTCTGCGCAGCCAAACTATGTGCTTACTAACCAGGGCACTGCATCAAGGAGGCTCCGGCTACATTTGCCTGCTGATTTTGAGAGTGCGGAGAGCATAACTAGAGATGAGAGTGAAGATGAAGTGTCATGTGTTGTAACTGCAGACAGGGATGTGGTTTCTGATGGAGATGAGGCTGAGTCAACAGGGATTGTTATTAGAAGCCGCCCTGCTCCAAGTTCAAGCTCGGAGAGTTCATTCACCCAACAGGGGACTACAGTGCGAAGGCTACGGCTGCAGTCAGACCTCAAGACAGGACCATGTCCTAGTACTGATGATACTTCGAGCTGCATCATAAACGAAACAGAAAGTCACCACCAACCAGAGAAATCTGAG ATTGCAGAGGATGCAAGTAAAAACTTTGCTGGAAGTGTTGATGATCTGTCAGTCAATTGCGATGATAATGAGCAAAAGACCATGCCTCAACATG TTGCTGAAATGGCTGTTCCAGAAGCCAAACCTGTTCCAAGGCTGCGGAAGGCTTCTGAGAAGAGTGACAAGGATACTATAAAGCAGGAGAGTGGTCTTGAGTCGCTGGTGAGAGCACCAGTGCAGAAGGGAGGCTTCCAATCATACACCGCCTGGCTGGTTCTTTCGGTGGTTCTGCTACTGCTTCTCTCTGTTGGGGTATATGGGTGGATGTGA
- the LOC101763969 gene encoding uncharacterized protein LOC101763969 has product MPSSSSSSSFAAAAADGGGAIPSGPSSTLSPNAAPYTLLARQARAPPGRLQDGDASSLIDDNFVLNGEDNDSYSVLLATRFGMKPSDDVYPSCVYGIHKSQPSSSCGIPASVYPSPSSSVAIVSEPSVTIVSDFKQHRIPLTSGKVKVTIRSPPNKTSETDNTSIGSINKLAMRQNDESNKETGKDVPFRGNLEFSNPVNGNGTSQGTLVFSKELNPEFSVKPHGPSACSSPCVTVADDVNPDPSECSVDSPCWRGTASRLSPFDIHQTLVAQSVKQESVASDAGQEQSSSIDYLQNFVTRKSKQNHSQPHVESGLSKAPGDIGTNLIQDSHGKELEFVKHGAAKCNSEKQCSEVIDDLIKRSGLNSAAPDFIPFSVRKSNTSNVTGSCSSSGLNISGILKAIKSMSEVLCGNYSDEIEMKEHDYNLLQSVIENLQSCLHKARKVPFKGAFDKARGLKACYPQNAVSKSVTGNYSGSYTADNGKGIIISNLADSSRFLGDLRKKCMIGYQPSLNNFPKDLSCEEDHSQAIIYKNLWIDAERANCALKYQLKQTCMEIDLESSRAHIGGGSRIPSFHVCDTGAHPCSSNGSAITSPLMLEDCPGGRNSHNLLYADHIQSGESSVLSSSKGHITVPKNTEDEYFLSGLEETGVHLHAHSGLQMASNRAHRGLDASTSDGMRSLSHITGRDGISCGSCGFGSSDWEHVLKEEIGST; this is encoded by the exons atgccctcctcctcctcctcctcttccttcgccgccgccgcagccgacggcggcggcgccattccCAGCGGTCCGTCTTCTACGCTCTCCCCGAACGCCGCTCCCTACACCCTCCTCGCGCGCCAGGCCCGCGCCCCTCCCGGGCGCCTCCAGGACG GTGATGCTTCGAGTTTGATTGATGATAACTTTGTGTTGAATGGAGAGGACAACGATTCGTACTCGGTGTTGTTGGCAACCCGCTTTGGGATGAAGCCGAGTGACGATGTTTATCCAAGCTGTGTATATGGAATTCACAAAAGTCAGCCAAGCTCGTCATGTGGAATTCCTGCCAGTGTCTATCCATCTCCAAGTTCCTCAGTTGCGATAGTTTCAGAGCCATCTGTTACCATAGTTTCCGATTTCAAGCAGCACCGAATTCCCTTGACCTCAGGGAAGGTAAAGGTGACGATCAGAAGCCCCCCGAATAAAACTTCAGAAACTGACAACACCAGTATTGGTTCTATTAACAAATTGGCTATGAGGCAAAATGATGAATCCAATAAAGAGACCGGGAAAGATGTCCCCTTTCGTGGAAACTTAGAATTCAGTAATCCTGTTAATGGAAATGGTACTTCACAGGGCACCTTGGTTTTCTCGAAAGAGCTAAATCCTGAATTCAGTGTGAAGCCTCATGGACCATCTGCATGTTCTAGCCCATGTGTTACAGTGGCTGATGATGTGAATCCTGATCCATCAGAGTGCTCTGTGGATTCACCGTGCTGGCGAGGGACAGCTTCTCGTCTCTCTCCTTTTGACATTCATCAAACATTAGTTGCCCAATCTGTGAAACAAGAATCAGTGGCTTCTGATGCAGGGCAGGAACAAAGCTCTAGCATTGATTATCTTCAGAATTTTGTCACTAGGAAGAGTAAGCAAAATCATTCCCAACCCCATGTTGAATCGGGTCTGTCCAAAGCACCTGGAGACATTGGTACAAACCTGATACAAGATTCCCATGGGAAGGAGCTCGAGTTTGTGAAACATGGTGCAGCAAAATGCAATTCAGAGAAGCAGTGTTCAGAAGTGATAGATGATCTCATAAAACGATCTGGCCTAAACTCTGCTGCTCCTGATTTTATTCCCTTCTCAGTTAGGAAATCAAATACCAGCAATG TTACAGGTTCCTGTTCCTCATCTGGATTGAACATATCAGGAATTCTGAAGGCCATCAAGAGTATGTCGGAGGTGCTATGTGGTAATTATTCTGATGAAATTGAGATGAAGGAGCATGACTACAACCTCCTCCAATCAGTAATTGAGAATCTTCAGAGCTGTCTTCATAAAGCAAGAAAG GTTCCTTTTAAGGGTGCTTTTGACAAGGCAAGAGGACTAAAGGCTTGCTATCCTCAGAATGCAGTTTCAAAATCTGTCACAGGAAACTACAGTGGTAGTTACACTGCTGATAATGGAAAAGGCATAATTATCTCTAATCTTGCTGATTCTAGTCGTTTTCTCGGTGACTTAAGGAAAAAGTGCATGATAGGGTACCAG CCTTCACTCAACAATTTTCCAAAGGATCTCTCTTGTGAGGAGGATCACTCACAGGCTATTATCTATAAGAATTTGTGGATCGATGCAGAACGTGCAAATTGTGCGTTGAAGTATCAACTGAAACAAACTTGTATGGAAATTGATCTAGAGTCTAGCAGGGCTCATATTGGTGGTGGTTCAAGAATCCCTTCTTTCCATGTATGTGATACGGGTGCACACCCATGTAGTTCCAATGGATCTGCCATAACTAGCCCCCTGATGCTCGAGGACTGTCCTGGAGGAAGAAATAGTCATAACCTCCTTTATGCCGACCACATTCAGTCAGGAGAGAGCAGTGTTCTATCAAGTTCAAAAGGTCACATAACTGTGCCCAAGAATACTGAGGATGAATATTTCCTGTCAGGCTTGGAAGAAACTGGCGTCCACCTCCATGCGCATTCTGGTCTACAAATGGCATCAAATAGGGCTCACAGAGGATTGGACGCAAGCACTTCTGATGGAATGCGATCACTCTCACATATCACTGGAAGAGACGGCATTTCGTGTGGCAGTTGTGGGTTTGGATCTTCAGATTGGGAGCATGTGCTGAAGGAAGAAATCGGCTCAACCTGA
- the LOC101777088 gene encoding putative B3 domain-containing protein Os08g0157700, producing the protein MYMDLSLGTLVEDTQEVQEEHQEEEQEDDLYQQRALGQDLQHGGGEPSHATEREHMFDKVLTPSDVGKLNRLVVPKQHAERFFPAAGAGTQLCFEDRGGVPWRFRYSYWGSSQSYVMTKGWSRFVRGARLAAGDTVSFSRVAAGGGSRYFIDYRHCQRRRHDISFGDAAAMPAAWPTVTRRGGATVAVDTALVPVAGHGIEVGPTAGARSFRLFGFNVECSGDDGAAASAASAELEYVDGDS; encoded by the coding sequence ACTCAAGAAGTGCAAGAAGAacaccaagaagaagagcaagaagacGACTTGTACCAGCAGCGAGCTCTAGGTCAAGATCTCcagcatggcggcggcgagccaaGCCACGCGACGGAGCGAGAGCACATGTTCGACAAGGTGCTGACCCCGAGCGACGTCGGCAAGCTCAACCGGCTGGTGGTGCCGAAGCAGCACGCGGAGCGGTTcttcccggcggccggcgccgggacGCAGCTGTGCTTCGAGGACCGCGGCGGCGTGCCGTGGCGGTTCCGGTACTCCTACTGGGGGAGCAGCCAGAGCTACGTCATGACCAAGGGGTGGAGCCGCTTCGTCCGCGGcgcgcggctcgccgccggggaCACCGTCTCGTTctcccgcgtcgccgccggcggcggcagccggtaCTTCATCGACTACCGCCactgccagcgccgccgccatgatATCAGCTTCGGCGATGCTGCCGCCatgccggcggcgtggccgacAGTCACCAGGAGGGGGGGTGCAACGGTGGCCGTGGACACGGCGCTCGTCCCCGTCGCCGGTCATGGCATCGAGGTGGGACCCACAGCAGGAGCGAGGAGCTTCAGGCTCTTCGGGTTCAATGTCGAGTGCAGTGGCGACGACGGCGCAGCAGCATCGGCGGCGTCCGCCGAGTTGGAGTACGTCGACGGCGACAGCTAG